A window of Microcystis aeruginosa FD4 contains these coding sequences:
- the rpsN gene encoding 30S ribosomal protein S14, which yields MAKKSMVEREKKRARLRQKYEAKRTELKEQFRTAEDFEEKLAIHQKLQELPRNSAPSRHRNRCLATGRPRGYYRDFGLSRNVLREWSHQGLLPGVVKSSW from the coding sequence ATGGCAAAAAAATCGATGGTAGAACGCGAGAAAAAACGCGCTCGTCTCAGACAAAAATACGAAGCTAAACGGACGGAACTAAAAGAACAATTCCGTACCGCCGAAGATTTTGAAGAAAAACTGGCAATTCACCAAAAATTACAGGAATTACCCCGCAATAGCGCCCCCAGTCGTCACCGCAACCGTTGTTTAGCGACCGGCAGACCGAGAGGATACTATCGCGATTTTGGTTTATCCCGCAACGTTTTACGGGAATGGTCCCACCAAGGTCTCTTACCAGGTGTGGTCAAGTCTAGCTGGTAG
- the ndhK gene encoding photosynthetic/respiratory NAD(P)H-quinone oxidoreductase subunit K yields MIPNPTSEFKQIIEQQSEKILNPIERTKVTQDLSENVILTTVDDLYNWARLSSLWPMLYGTACCFIEFAALIGSRFDFDRFGLVPRSSPRQADLIITAGTITMKMAPALVRLYEEMPEPKYVIAMGACTITGGMFSSDSTTAVRGVDKLIPVDVYIPGCPPRPEAIIDAIIKLRKKVANESIQERGTVLQQTNRYYSTTHKMQATEPILTGKYLQSATRQAPPKELLEATGMPVPPALLTTKQKEEI; encoded by the coding sequence ATGATTCCCAACCCTACCAGCGAATTTAAGCAAATTATCGAACAACAAAGCGAAAAAATCCTCAATCCCATCGAACGCACGAAAGTTACCCAGGATTTATCGGAAAATGTCATACTCACTACCGTTGATGACCTGTATAACTGGGCGCGTTTGTCAAGTCTTTGGCCGATGCTATACGGTACAGCTTGCTGTTTTATCGAGTTCGCAGCCTTGATTGGTTCCCGTTTTGATTTCGATCGCTTTGGTTTAGTTCCCCGTTCTAGTCCCAGGCAAGCCGATTTAATCATCACTGCCGGTACAATTACCATGAAAATGGCCCCCGCTTTGGTGCGTCTGTATGAAGAAATGCCAGAACCTAAATATGTGATCGCCATGGGTGCCTGTACGATTACGGGGGGAATGTTCAGCAGTGACTCCACCACCGCAGTTAGAGGGGTAGATAAGCTTATCCCCGTGGATGTCTATATACCCGGTTGTCCCCCCCGTCCGGAAGCGATTATCGACGCGATTATTAAACTGCGGAAAAAAGTCGCTAACGAATCTATTCAAGAACGTGGGACTGTCCTCCAGCAAACCAATCGTTATTACAGCACTACCCACAAAATGCAGGCCACGGAACCGATTCTTACGGGTAAATATCTGCAATCGGCCACCCGTCAAGCACCTCCGAAAGAGTTGCTAGAAGCCACCGGTATGCCTGTTCCCCCCGCTCTTTTGACCACGAAACAAAAGGAAGAAATCTAA
- the ndhC gene encoding photosynthetic/respiratory NAD(P)H-quinone oxidoreductase subunit C, protein MFVLKGYEYFLGFLLACSLVPILSLTASKVLRPSGGGPERRTTYESGMEPIGGAWIQFNIRYYMFALVFVVFDVETVFLYPWAVAFNQLGLLAFVEALIFIAILVVALVYAWRKGALEWS, encoded by the coding sequence GTGTTTGTCCTCAAAGGTTACGAGTATTTTCTAGGATTTCTGCTCGCTTGCAGTTTAGTACCAATCCTATCCCTAACGGCCTCCAAAGTCCTACGGCCTAGTGGTGGTGGTCCAGAAAGACGCACTACCTATGAATCGGGGATGGAACCGATCGGCGGTGCTTGGATTCAGTTTAACATTCGTTACTATATGTTTGCCCTCGTTTTCGTGGTTTTTGACGTGGAAACCGTCTTTCTCTACCCTTGGGCAGTAGCTTTCAATCAATTGGGCCTATTAGCTTTTGTAGAGGCACTGATCTTTATTGCTATCCTTGTGGTTGCTCTCGTCTATGCTTGGCGGAAAGGAGCCTTAGAATGGTCATAA
- a CDS encoding polyribonucleotide nucleotidyltransferase has product MEEFDKSISFDGRDIRLKIGLLAPQAGGSVLIQSGETAVLVTATTAKAREGVDFLPLTVDYEERLYAAGRIPGGFLRREGRPPEKAILTGRLIDRPLRPLFPSWLRDDIQVVATTLSMDEEVPPDVLAVTGASVAVMLAGIPFQGPMAAVRVGLLGDEFIINPTYKEIHNGELDLVVAGSPEGVVMIEAGANQLPERDIIEAIDFGYEAVRDLISAQRELIDQLGIPLVTREAPAVNETVQNFLKEQAKEEIKQILCQFTLSKTERDEKLEAIENRLKETITALPDEAPLKAPTLEEPKLIGNLFKDLTKKLMRAQIIEDGVRVDGRKLDEVRPISCRVGVLPRRVHGSGLFNRGLTQVLSIATLGTPGDAQDLGDDLHPEDEKRYLHHYNFPPFSVGETRPMRSPGRREIGHGALAERAIVPVLPPQEEFPYVLRVVSEVLSSNGSTSMGSVCGSTLALMDAGVPLKKPVSGAAMGLIKEGEEVRILTDIQGIEDFLGDMDFKVAGTDSGITALQMDMKIPGLTLEVVAKAIEQALPARKHILEKMLATLEKPRTELSPHAPRLLTIKIDPDLIGLVIGPGGKTVKGITEQTGTKIDIDDDGTVTISSTDGEQAEKAKRLIYNMTRKLNEGEVYLGRVTRIIQIGAFVEVLPGKEGMIHISQLAEGRVGKVEDEVAVGDEVLVKVREIDSKGRLNLTRLGIHPDEAAAARKAATVV; this is encoded by the coding sequence ATGGAAGAGTTTGACAAGTCAATATCCTTTGATGGCAGGGATATTCGACTAAAAATAGGGCTTTTAGCCCCCCAAGCTGGCGGTAGTGTTCTGATCCAATCGGGAGAAACGGCGGTTTTAGTGACAGCAACCACAGCCAAAGCCAGAGAAGGAGTAGATTTCTTGCCCTTAACCGTTGATTACGAAGAAAGATTATACGCTGCCGGCCGCATTCCGGGAGGATTTTTGCGTCGTGAAGGTCGTCCCCCGGAAAAAGCAATTCTGACTGGTCGTTTGATTGATCGCCCCCTGCGGCCTCTATTCCCCAGTTGGCTACGGGATGATATTCAGGTGGTCGCTACAACCCTCTCGATGGACGAGGAAGTCCCCCCAGATGTTTTGGCCGTTACTGGAGCTTCCGTGGCGGTTATGTTGGCAGGGATTCCCTTCCAAGGGCCGATGGCAGCGGTGCGCGTCGGTTTACTAGGGGATGAATTTATCATCAATCCCACCTACAAGGAAATCCATAACGGAGAATTGGATCTAGTGGTGGCCGGTAGTCCCGAAGGGGTGGTGATGATCGAAGCGGGAGCCAATCAGTTACCGGAACGGGATATTATTGAGGCGATCGATTTTGGTTATGAAGCGGTCCGCGACCTGATCAGCGCTCAACGGGAATTGATCGATCAGTTGGGTATTCCCCTCGTCACCCGAGAAGCACCGGCAGTAAACGAAACTGTGCAGAATTTCCTGAAAGAACAAGCTAAAGAGGAAATTAAACAGATTCTCTGTCAGTTTACCCTCAGCAAAACCGAACGGGATGAGAAATTAGAGGCGATCGAAAATCGGCTCAAGGAAACGATAACCGCTCTCCCCGATGAAGCTCCCTTAAAAGCTCCAACGCTGGAAGAACCGAAGTTAATCGGTAATCTCTTCAAGGATCTGACCAAAAAACTGATGCGCGCCCAAATTATCGAGGATGGGGTGCGGGTTGATGGTCGCAAACTGGACGAAGTACGGCCGATTTCTTGCCGGGTGGGAGTTTTACCCCGTCGGGTTCACGGTAGCGGTTTGTTTAATCGCGGTTTAACCCAGGTGCTTTCGATCGCCACCCTTGGCACCCCCGGTGATGCTCAGGATTTGGGGGACGACCTCCATCCCGAAGACGAAAAACGCTATCTTCATCACTACAATTTCCCACCCTTTTCCGTCGGTGAAACCCGTCCCATGCGTTCTCCCGGCCGTCGAGAAATCGGTCACGGTGCTTTAGCGGAAAGGGCGATCGTACCTGTCCTTCCCCCCCAGGAGGAGTTTCCCTATGTGCTGCGGGTGGTGTCGGAAGTCCTATCTTCTAATGGTTCCACCTCCATGGGTTCCGTGTGCGGTTCTACCCTGGCGCTGATGGATGCCGGTGTTCCCCTGAAAAAACCCGTTAGCGGTGCGGCCATGGGTTTAATTAAAGAAGGGGAAGAAGTGCGGATTTTGACCGATATCCAGGGTATCGAGGATTTTCTGGGAGATATGGACTTTAAGGTGGCTGGCACTGATTCTGGCATCACCGCTCTCCAGATGGATATGAAAATCCCCGGTTTAACCCTGGAAGTGGTGGCCAAGGCGATCGAACAAGCTTTACCGGCCCGCAAACATATCCTAGAAAAGATGTTAGCGACCCTAGAAAAACCGCGCACGGAATTATCTCCCCACGCACCCCGGTTATTGACGATCAAGATCGATCCGGATCTGATCGGGTTAGTCATCGGGCCAGGTGGTAAGACGGTTAAAGGGATTACTGAACAGACCGGCACGAAAATCGACATCGATGACGATGGGACTGTCACCATTTCCTCCACCGATGGGGAACAGGCCGAAAAAGCTAAACGACTGATCTACAATATGACCCGCAAACTCAATGAGGGTGAGGTTTATCTCGGTCGCGTGACTCGCATTATCCAAATCGGCGCTTTTGTGGAAGTTTTGCCGGGGAAAGAGGGAATGATCCATATTTCCCAATTGGCCGAGGGACGCGTCGGTAAGGTCGAGGATGAAGTGGCCGTGGGGGATGAGGTGTTAGTCAAGGTACGGGAGATCGATAGTAAAGGTCGTCTCAATCTCACCCGTCTCGGTATTCATCCCGATGAGGCCGCCGCTGCCCGTAAGGCTGCTACTGTAGTCTAG
- a CDS encoding UbiD family decarboxylase, producing MARDLRGFIKLLEDRGQLRRISASVSADLEIAEIANRMLQVGGPALLFEKVQGAEFPVAINLMGTVERICWAMNLNKPEELEDLGKKLALLQQPKPPKKLSQAIDFGKVLFDVLKAKPNRNFFPACQQVILEGDEVDLKKIPMIRPYRGDAGQIITLGLVITKDCETGTPNVGVYRLQLQSHNTMTVHWLSVRGGARHLRKAAQMGKKLEIAIALGVDPLIIMAAATPIPVDLSEWLFAGLYGGSGVQLAKCKTLALEVPADSEIVLEGTITPGEVLPDGPFGDHMGYYGGVEDSPLIHFHCMTHRRDPIYLTTFSGRPPKEEAMMAIALNRIYTPILRQQVSEIRDFFLPMEALSYKAAIISIDKAYPGQARRAALAFWSALPQFTYTKFVIVVDKEINIRDPRQVVWAISSKVDPVRDVFILPETPFDSLDFASEKVGLGGRMGIDATTKMYPETDHEWGEPLESDPAMAVKVSQRWLEYGLIDINLQEVDANKFGYEM from the coding sequence ATGGCTAGAGACTTACGAGGATTTATTAAGCTTTTAGAAGATCGTGGGCAATTACGCCGCATTAGTGCATCGGTCTCTGCCGATTTAGAAATTGCCGAGATCGCTAATCGGATGCTACAGGTAGGGGGACCGGCCCTACTGTTTGAAAAAGTGCAAGGAGCAGAGTTTCCCGTCGCTATTAACCTGATGGGAACGGTAGAACGCATCTGTTGGGCGATGAACCTGAATAAACCCGAAGAATTGGAAGATTTAGGCAAAAAACTCGCCCTGTTGCAACAACCGAAACCGCCGAAAAAACTCTCCCAAGCGATCGATTTTGGTAAAGTGTTGTTTGATGTGCTGAAAGCCAAACCCAACCGTAACTTTTTCCCTGCCTGTCAACAGGTGATTTTAGAGGGGGATGAAGTAGATTTAAAGAAAATTCCGATGATTCGCCCCTATCGGGGGGATGCAGGCCAGATTATCACCCTAGGGCTAGTAATTACTAAAGATTGCGAAACGGGAACCCCTAACGTCGGTGTCTATCGCTTACAGCTACAGTCTCACAATACCATGACCGTCCACTGGTTATCCGTGCGCGGTGGGGCGCGTCACCTGCGAAAAGCGGCACAAATGGGCAAAAAATTAGAAATAGCCATCGCTTTAGGGGTTGATCCTCTGATTATCATGGCCGCTGCCACTCCCATCCCCGTAGATCTCTCAGAATGGCTGTTTGCGGGATTGTACGGCGGTTCCGGGGTACAGTTAGCCAAGTGTAAAACCCTCGCTTTGGAAGTGCCGGCCGACTCAGAAATCGTCCTCGAAGGAACAATTACCCCCGGAGAGGTATTGCCAGATGGACCCTTTGGTGATCACATGGGTTACTATGGCGGTGTGGAAGATTCACCCCTGATTCATTTCCACTGCATGACCCATCGTCGCGACCCCATTTACTTAACCACTTTTAGCGGTCGTCCTCCCAAGGAAGAAGCGATGATGGCTATCGCTCTTAATCGTATTTATACGCCGATTTTGCGGCAACAGGTGTCGGAAATCAGGGATTTTTTCCTGCCGATGGAGGCTTTAAGCTATAAAGCGGCGATTATCTCCATTGATAAAGCCTATCCCGGACAAGCGCGGCGAGCGGCCTTAGCTTTTTGGAGTGCCTTACCCCAGTTCACCTATACTAAATTTGTCATCGTCGTCGATAAGGAGATTAATATTCGCGACCCCCGGCAAGTAGTTTGGGCAATTAGTTCTAAAGTGGATCCGGTTCGCGATGTGTTTATTCTCCCGGAAACCCCCTTTGATAGCCTCGATTTTGCCAGCGAAAAGGTCGGTTTAGGGGGGAGAATGGGAATTGATGCCACGACAAAAATGTATCCTGAAACCGACCACGAATGGGGGGAACCTTTGGAGTCGGATCCGGCCATGGCGGTCAAGGTTTCCCAACGCTGGTTAGAATACGGTTTAATCGATATTAATTTACAAGAAGTGGATGCCAATAAGTTTGGCTACGAAATGTAG
- a CDS encoding NAD(P)H-quinone oxidoreductase subunit J: protein MTEETTAIVQAGPTSIWLSENGFEHQALEADHSGVELIKVEADFLIPLATALYAYGFNYLQCQGAYDLGPGKELVSFYHLVKVTDNVDSPVEVRLKVFLPRDNPRVASVYWIWKAADWQERESYDMFGIIYEGHPHLKRILMPEDWVGWPLRKDYVSPEFYELQDAY, encoded by the coding sequence ATGACTGAAGAAACGACAGCTATTGTGCAAGCTGGCCCCACTTCGATTTGGTTAAGCGAAAATGGTTTTGAGCATCAAGCTTTAGAAGCTGACCATAGTGGTGTGGAATTGATTAAAGTAGAAGCAGACTTTTTAATTCCTCTGGCCACTGCTTTATACGCTTATGGCTTTAATTATCTCCAATGTCAGGGTGCTTACGATTTGGGACCGGGGAAAGAATTAGTTAGTTTCTATCATCTGGTCAAAGTAACCGATAATGTCGATAGTCCCGTGGAAGTGCGCTTAAAAGTCTTTCTTCCCAGAGATAATCCCCGGGTTGCTTCGGTTTACTGGATTTGGAAAGCAGCTGACTGGCAAGAACGAGAAAGTTATGATATGTTCGGCATTATTTATGAAGGACATCCCCACCTGAAACGGATTTTAATGCCAGAAGATTGGGTAGGTTGGCCTCTACGCAAAGACTACGTTTCTCCCGAATTCTACGAACTACAGGACGCTTACTAA